The Archangium primigenium genomic interval CGCTCCTCAGCTTCTCCTGGATGAACTCCTTGGTCTGCCCGGGCCCCACGCCGCCGCTCTTCAAGGCATTGCGGTACATGCCGGAAATGCGCAGCTTGGAGAGGCCGTCGTCGTTGAGCACCACCGCGTAGTCGTCCTCCATCTTGTAGATGAAGACGTCCGGGGTGATGAACTGCGCGTCGTCGCCGCTGAAGTTGCGGCCCGGCTTGGGGTCCAGCTTGGGCAGGAGCTTGGAGGCCTCCACCACCTCCTCGAGCGTCACCTTGAGGTCCTTGGCGATCGCCGGCAGGTTCTTGCTCTCCAGGTACTTCATGTGCCGCTTGATGACGAGGCCCAGGAGCGGCGCGTGCTTGTCCTTGAGCGCGGCCACCTGGATGAGCAGGCACTCGTGCAGGTCGCGCGCGGCGCAGCCCTTGGGATCCAGGTTCTGGATGCGGCGCAGGGTGCGCTCGGCCACGCTGATGGACACGTCCCCCTCGTTGGCCAGGCGGATGAGGGGGTCGCCCTCCACGTCCTCCAGCTTGAGGTAGCCGTCATCGTCCAGGTTGCCGAGGATGAGCATGGCGATGCGGCGCTCGGCGTCGTTGAGCCGGAGCGTGCCCAACTGCTCCTGGAGGTGGTCCACCAGGTCTTCCTTCTCCACCATGTTGGCTTCGAAGGAGGGCATGTCGTCCGTGGCCACGTTGCCCTTGTTGGACGCCGTGGTCGGCTCGTTGAACTGGTAGCTGTTGAGGTACGCCTCCCAGTCGATCTCCGGCGGCCCGTCCTTGTCGGCCTTGAACTCCTGGGCCGTGTCCGGCGTGCGCGCCTCCATGTCCCGCGGAATCTCGGTGTTCGCCGCCTCGTGCGAGGCCTCGCCCGGCTCCTTGTCCGCCACGTCGCCGAAG includes:
- the rpoN gene encoding RNA polymerase factor sigma-54 — encoded protein: MAMELKQSLKLSQQLVMTPQLQQAIKLLQLSRMELLEQVREEMDQNPLLEQPDETPFGDVADKEPGEASHEAANTEIPRDMEARTPDTAQEFKADKDGPPEIDWEAYLNSYQFNEPTTASNKGNVATDDMPSFEANMVEKEDLVDHLQEQLGTLRLNDAERRIAMLILGNLDDDGYLKLEDVEGDPLIRLANEGDVSISVAERTLRRIQNLDPKGCAARDLHECLLIQVAALKDKHAPLLGLVIKRHMKYLESKNLPAIAKDLKVTLEEVVEASKLLPKLDPKPGRNFSGDDAQFITPDVFIYKMEDDYAVVLNDDGLSKLRISGMYRNALKSGGVGPGQTKEFIQEKLRSAQWLIRSIHQRQRTIFKVTESIVKFQREFLDQGIAHLKPLILRDVAEDIGMHESTVSRVTTNKYVHTPQGIFELKYFFNSSIARVSGEDTASEAVKHHIKQLVAQEDSRNPYSDQKLVELLKAQGTEIARRTVAKYREVLNILPSSKRKKYF